From one Prochlorococcus marinus str. MIT 0912 genomic stretch:
- the grxD gene encoding Grx4 family monothiol glutaredoxin translates to MDSTTRSKIELLINSKPIFVFMKGNKLMPQCGFSNNVVQILNSLGMSFDTFDVLSDMEIREGIKEYSNWPTIPQVYVKGEFIGGSDILISMYNSGELKEKLEVALAS, encoded by the coding sequence ATGGATTCCACTACTCGTTCAAAAATTGAACTCTTAATTAATTCAAAACCAATATTTGTTTTCATGAAAGGTAATAAGTTGATGCCGCAATGTGGTTTTTCAAACAATGTTGTTCAAATTCTTAATTCATTGGGAATGAGCTTTGATACTTTTGATGTACTTTCAGATATGGAAATTAGAGAAGGAATTAAAGAATATTCAAATTGGCCAACAATACCCCAAGTTTATGTAAAGGGAGAATTTATTGGAGGATCTGACATTTTGATAAGCATGTATAACTCTGGAGAATTGAAAGAAAAATTAGAAGTTGCCCTAGCCTCTTAA
- the crtH gene encoding carotenoid isomerase, whose product MTQLTNKNKASCNWDSIVIGSGLGGLVTASQLASKGAKVLVLEQYKIPGGSGGSFKRKGFTFDVGASMIFGFGDKGYTNLLTRALKDVGQECETIPDPTQLAYHLPNQLEITVDRDYKKFITKLINLFPHEEKGINHFYETCWDVFNCLDSMPLLSIEDPRYLMKVFFKSPLSCLGLARWLPVNAGDVARRYIKDPALLKFIDIECFCWSVMPADLTPMINAGMVFSDRHYGGINYPKGGVGIIAEKLVKGIENHKGEIRYKAKVQKILFENGRAIGVSLDNGEEIFGKTIVSNATRWDTFGGQGIDKPLVETAKTPPAEKKWKNRYIPSPSFLSLHLGVSKDSIPPNTHCHHLILDAWKEMEQEQGVTFLSIPTLLDPSLAPPDSHIVHAFTPSSMNCWEGLSNQEYLDKKKEDGDKLISKLENLFPNISQNILHKEIGSPRTHKRFLSRNKGSYGPIPSMRLPGLLPMTFNTTKIKGLYCVGDSCFPGQGLNAVAFSGYACAHIIGTKLGINNWKLPK is encoded by the coding sequence ATGACTCAATTAACAAATAAAAATAAAGCTTCTTGCAACTGGGATTCGATAGTTATTGGTTCCGGTCTTGGTGGATTAGTAACCGCAAGTCAACTAGCAAGTAAAGGTGCAAAAGTTCTTGTACTGGAACAATATAAAATCCCTGGTGGAAGTGGTGGCTCATTTAAAAGAAAAGGATTCACTTTTGATGTTGGAGCCTCTATGATTTTTGGGTTTGGTGATAAAGGGTACACGAATTTACTAACGCGAGCTCTAAAAGATGTTGGACAGGAATGTGAAACGATTCCTGACCCAACACAATTGGCATATCATCTACCTAATCAGTTAGAAATTACAGTAGATAGAGATTATAAAAAATTTATCACCAAGCTAATTAATTTATTTCCTCATGAAGAGAAAGGGATAAATCATTTCTACGAAACCTGTTGGGATGTATTTAATTGTCTAGATTCGATGCCTTTACTTTCTATAGAGGATCCTAGATATTTAATGAAAGTTTTTTTTAAATCACCCCTGTCATGCCTGGGTCTTGCGAGATGGTTGCCAGTTAACGCTGGAGACGTGGCCAGACGATATATCAAAGATCCGGCTCTTCTAAAATTTATAGATATTGAATGTTTTTGCTGGTCAGTTATGCCCGCCGACTTAACACCTATGATAAATGCTGGAATGGTCTTTTCTGATAGACATTATGGAGGTATTAACTATCCAAAAGGAGGTGTTGGTATTATTGCAGAAAAGCTAGTGAAAGGAATTGAAAATCACAAGGGCGAAATCAGATATAAAGCTAAGGTCCAAAAAATACTTTTCGAGAACGGAAGAGCAATAGGTGTTTCACTTGATAATGGTGAAGAAATTTTTGGTAAAACAATAGTCTCTAATGCAACTAGATGGGATACATTTGGTGGACAGGGAATCGATAAACCACTTGTAGAGACAGCTAAAACTCCACCAGCCGAGAAAAAATGGAAAAATAGATATATTCCTTCTCCTTCATTTTTATCTCTACATTTAGGTGTAAGTAAAGATTCTATTCCTCCGAATACACATTGTCATCACTTGATACTAGATGCATGGAAAGAGATGGAACAAGAACAAGGAGTTACTTTTCTATCTATCCCAACTCTATTAGATCCGTCTTTAGCTCCTCCAGATAGCCATATTGTTCATGCATTTACTCCTTCTTCAATGAATTGTTGGGAGGGATTAAGCAACCAAGAATATCTTGATAAGAAAAAGGAAGATGGAGATAAACTTATTTCAAAGTTAGAAAATTTATTTCCAAACATTAGTCAAAATATCTTACACAAGGAAATAGGGAGTCCAAGAACACATAAAAGATTTCTTTCCAGAAATAAAGGAAGTTATGGGCCAATTCCTTCAATGAGATTGCCTGGTCTTCTTCCCATGACATTTAATACTACAAAGATAAAAGGACTCTATTGTGTTGGTGATTCTTGTTTTCCTGGCCAAGGGTTAAATGCAGTGGCTTTTAGCGGGTATGCGTGTGCTCACATAATTGGAACAAAGCTGGGAATAAACAATTGGAAACTTCCAAAGTAA
- a CDS encoding response regulator transcription factor, whose translation MTLIPADQLATEQIQGSSSGSSPIQGTTQSPSKVLVVEPHPTLRTVLVQRLRQDGQLAAAVGSAEEAVDLCRDQSPDLLVSAELLEKSSALRLAQQLGCSVIVLTARTGVEPVVGLLDDGADDVLRKPFGLEELAARCRTLLKRGRIGLQERVTVGPLEVHLLLRQVTLREKPVELSPREFALLCALLMPPGMVRSRHELLRMAWPPFSGGPRSVDTQVLTLRRKLEQAGLGDGGGITTVRQQGYRFSLDNLPS comes from the coding sequence GTGACATTAATACCTGCAGATCAACTTGCTACTGAGCAAATTCAAGGATCTTCATCAGGTTCTTCTCCTATTCAAGGAACCACCCAATCACCCTCCAAGGTGCTTGTCGTAGAACCACATCCAACTCTTAGAACTGTTCTGGTTCAAAGGCTCCGCCAAGATGGACAACTGGCCGCAGCAGTGGGTTCTGCTGAGGAGGCAGTTGACCTTTGTCGCGATCAATCGCCAGACTTATTAGTTAGTGCTGAGCTGTTGGAAAAAAGTTCAGCACTTCGACTTGCACAACAATTAGGATGTTCAGTGATTGTCCTAACTGCAAGAACAGGAGTTGAACCAGTTGTAGGTCTTTTAGATGATGGGGCTGATGATGTTTTGAGGAAACCTTTTGGCCTTGAAGAATTAGCGGCTAGGTGCAGGACTCTGCTTAAAAGAGGGAGAATTGGTTTACAAGAACGCGTCACGGTTGGTCCTCTTGAGGTTCATCTCCTTCTGAGACAAGTCACCTTGCGAGAAAAACCAGTAGAACTTAGTCCCAGGGAATTTGCCTTGTTGTGTGCCTTGTTGATGCCCCCTGGAATGGTACGAAGTCGCCATGAGCTACTTAGAATGGCTTGGCCTCCATTTAGTGGAGGACCTCGTTCGGTTGATACTCAGGTTTTAACACTTAGAAGAAAATTAGAACAAGCAGGTCTTGGTGATGGCGGTGGTATTACAACTGTTCGCCAGCAAGGATATAGGTTTAGTCTTGATAACCTACCGTCATAA
- a CDS encoding DUF6761 family protein has product MTSFDAPEAIKHFQSICDACQELTSRYHSPSELRIYADGYLHSLRNCNRLGSRDQEKLEALIDRWIMDPSSFIGPDGDINNLFFQKEA; this is encoded by the coding sequence ATGACATCTTTTGATGCTCCAGAAGCAATAAAACACTTCCAATCAATTTGTGATGCCTGTCAAGAGCTAACAAGTCGATACCACAGTCCATCTGAACTAAGGATATATGCAGATGGATATTTGCATTCTCTCAGGAATTGCAACAGATTAGGCTCTAGGGATCAAGAGAAGTTAGAAGCACTAATTGATAGATGGATCATGGATCCTTCAAGCTTTATTGGTCCTGATGGTGATATTAATAATCTTTTTTTTCAAAAAGAAGCCTAG
- a CDS encoding BolA family protein yields MITAKEVTILIKQSLPDAQIDVKDMGGGDHLEVNVVSEEFSGLSLVQQHQLVYGALKNELKTETIHALALKTSTPK; encoded by the coding sequence ATGATTACTGCAAAAGAAGTTACAATTCTAATTAAGCAATCACTTCCTGACGCTCAAATTGATGTGAAAGATATGGGAGGCGGTGATCATCTTGAAGTTAATGTCGTATCTGAGGAATTCTCTGGTTTATCTCTTGTGCAACAACATCAACTTGTTTATGGTGCGTTAAAAAATGAATTGAAAACCGAAACAATTCATGCTTTAGCTTTGAAAACCTCAACTCCTAAATAA